In Zalophus californianus isolate mZalCal1 chromosome 16, mZalCal1.pri.v2, whole genome shotgun sequence, the sequence AACCTCTAATACCAGTATTACTACTAATAAACCTAGCTAACACTTATATAGGATTCATGCTATAAGATTTGTCAAAAATGGTTAGCATTTTTGGCAAATAAAACATCTGCcatgttttttataaaattcctTAAAGAGCCATTTACTCCAATTAGGAAATGTACAACATGaattgcagttttaattttttttttaaagattttatttattttctgacagagagagacagtgagagagggaacacaagcagggggagtgggagagagagaagcaggcttcccattgagcagggagcccgatgcagggctcgatcccaccgccctgggatcatgacctgagcggaaggcagatgcttaacgaatgagccacccaggtgcccctgcagtttctaatttttaaggGGAAGAACTAAGCAGAAAGAGGGAGTCATAATATTAATAGGAAGAGGAAGATGTGGTGAAAATACATCTCTTTGTAACAGATCATTTTAAGAGCTGGTTTCTGGCAAAATCATATCCTATTGTTATTAATGATGGGAAGAAttagccaaaaacaaaacaagagcagTCAAAGAATAAGGGAAGCCAGTCCTCCAATAAGATTACCAAGACTATATCATTAGAGGACTTACTTGGGCCTGTAAAGTGGCCATCAtttttatattgtgaaatgaaaacattcctTGCACCCATTGTGTCTATCCACTGGTAGCAACATGATGAGGTTTCCATAGAAACAACATTCTGCTCATCTAACGGCCCACCTCTTGCAAAAAGCAGTCAGTAAATTGtcaataatattcattttaacaGAGATTTTACTGGTAATAAAGAAGTTACAGCAGAAATATGTCCTCCATATAGTTTACTAGAGATGAgacaaatagaaatgaaataaaaagatatatactgtttcttcctttttcagagaCTGTTTAGCACTAAAACAAGCAGAACAAGGGAACAGAGTCATGCAAATCAACTGTTCCCGGAGGGAACTACTGTACACAGTAGAATCAAGTACTCCTAATCTTTGTGACTCTTCACCCAGTAAAAATAACAGTTATCCCCAAGGAAGACAGTAGGGATTGAATTACACATTTATATGGAAAACAGAATTTCCAGATTTGGAAAGTCATATTTCAGTGCAAATTAATCTACAATATTCCCTATCCACAATAATGCCTTTAGAGAAATGGTACTGGAGAGTGATTTTgctgattttataaataattttccccagtcattttgaaaaataattttattgagttataatttacatactatacAGTTCACTCGCTttgtgtacaattcaatgatttttcagtatatttacagagttccATAACTATCACCACAGGTTTAGAGAATTTAAGTGTTTGGCAAATAACTGAAAAACTGGGTTGTGTGACTTCAacccttttttcttcctcaagtAAATATTTCCAGGGTAAAATATAGTGCTGACACTAGTATATACTTACTAGATTAAATTGAAAGCATTTacaattttttgaggaagtaaCTTTTTATAAACAGCAACAAGTGTTGAAAATAAGGCAACTTTTGAGGATTAAGCTAGTAAAATATATACTTCATAAATTATCTGGCTGTGGGAAAAATCCCTAAAACTGCCAGTGATTGTGTAACTGAGGAGTTGACCGACACTCTGAACCCCTAATTAAGATGAGAATGTAATCTCAGGAGGCAAACTGGAAGGGGCTGGAAATCAGTTAGCAGAAATCTAATCAATTGCCTAGTATGCTGTTTATGTGAAGATCAGCCTACAGGAAGAGAATTGCCAGGGCTCattgggttgagcatctgactcttgatctcatctcaggtcttgatctcagggtcctgagttcaggccctgtgctgggctccttgctggacattgagcctactttaaaaaaaaaaaaaaaaaaaaaaaaagaattgccaatCTTTACCCAGTATCATTATCCAGGGAACAGACACACAAAATCCAGGGGGTTATGAATTTTCCTGTCTTCGAATAGGTATACTCTGAGGCAGGGTGGGGGTCATTTTTTCAGGTCTCACCACTGTCTGAATGAGATCTCTCAAAACAATTTGCCTCATTTTGCTTCGATTCCTCATTTACTAAGCAACTGCCTGATTTGTTTTCCAGACCTGCCAAAACAGTTATTTTGGCGTGCACAATCTGAGCATCCTGGTTACCAAAAATGAATCTGATTCCCACCAcccaataaatgaacaaatggttTGGTTtacttgctttctgtttttttactCTTGTGACTAAAATATGTTAATCGACTCTAGGATAATGATATTAAGATCACACCCTCAGGACATCTGGGTGGGTAAGTctggttaagcttccgactcctggtttcagctcaggtcatgacctcagggtccagAGATCAAGGCCTGTGatgagctccgtgctcagcggggagtctgcttgagactctccctctccttcctctgcccctcacccctacACTCTcgctcttctctctcaaataaataaaacaaaaaaatcacaacctTAACTGTAATAATCACCAAACTAATGTCATCCTGGGAGACCGTGATAAACAGCCATTCAGACTTTTCCTGCTACAGCCTGACCTCATCATGGACCCCAGAATCTATAATTTGGTTACATTCAAATACAATCAGTCAATAGAGGAACAAGAATGTCCTATTCATTCCATATTAAATTCTACTTGTATTCCTCTGAACTGAACATCAGAATGTAGTGATTGCCTGAAATTGGACAGgaataaaaatcaaagcaaaatcacaagtttcttatttttccagaaCGAGAATGTCTTGAAATTAAAAGCACCTATGTTTAAATCACTTCAGTTATCATTAGCTTAACATTAATCAACAGAAGATGAGCCTAAATAACTCTTAAGTGGatggataaaataaaagaaagtgtgCTCACTGAACAACTGTCAAATGAAAGAATCAATACATGATATgcatgcaattttaaaaaaaaacctcctacTTTTCTCCTGCTAACTGAATAGGACAGTGAGAGAAACTGAATAAATTTGTTGAAATAGTGTCTTTTTTGGTCagcttcccattttaaaaattatcagcttttttttattaaaagctcTGTTTCAAAAATATCACTGAAGGATAATCAATGAAGGATGGTCTAAAAGATAGACAATCTGGTCTCCCCTCTAAAATTTTCAGAGGTTCTCTTCCCTTTGGGAATCTACAGACCCCTTTAAGAATCtgattaaaatttcttttttttttaaagatttcatttatgtatttgagagacagaaaatgagagagatagagagcatgagagggaagagggtcagagggagaagcagactccctgctgagcagggagcctgatgtgggacttgatccggggactccaggatcatgacctgagccgaaggcagtagctttaaccaactgagccacccaggcgcccaagaatctgattaaaatttcaaatcctctttgcagaaaaagtacatgcacatatatgcatAATTTTGGAAACCATCACAGAGAGTTCAAGGACTACCAAAGATCCTCTATGAATCTGTTCAGGATCAAAGTGAATTTGTTATTGTGGGATCACGCAGAGACATTTGTAAAATGCACTCAATCAACTTTCAGAACTAAGAAAACATGGCCTTCTCCTAAacaacctatttatttttttaatctcaaaggcacttaggatttttttttttttttaatttttatttatttatttgagaggagagcgagagagcaggagagggggcaggggagaggcagagggagaagcggtctccctgctgagcaggtatcggaggggcttgataccaggacctgagatcatgacctgagccaaaggcagacgctcaaccaactgagccacccaggcgcccggggaacTTAGAATTTTGAATATACTTGTGTTCCCTTCTTTACTATGACTTCTGGGATGACTGGAGTCAAATTTGCAGTCCATCTTTAGTAATTGGCCAGGCAATTACTGCAGGCATTTTGTATAGTAATCTTACCCATGACTTCATCTTAATTCCTCTCcccttattttcccattttccctgaGATCTTAGTCCAGTTTTAATGTTTTAGGGTATCTCTGCCTCACTTCCTTGGGGACTGTTgcaaacaaacacatacataatACGAAAAAAATCCTCCTTAAGCTCAGGGTACAGATGTTTTAGCATATTTATGATTGCAGGGTTTTCTTAAAATTGAATgcattactaatattttatttttattatttctttaaagattttatttatttgacagagagagagagcacaagtaggcagagtagcaggtaaagggagagggagaagcaagctctccgcggagcagggagcccaacacggggcttgatcccagaaccctgggatcatgacctgagaaggcagccgcttgactgagccacccacgcacccctcaTTACTAATATTTTAACATCCCaacatttcacataaaaatccagatttcttatGTCTCTGGAAAAAATGTAACAAGTTCTTATCTCCCTGGGCCAGCATGCAAGTGGGATCAGTCCTGAGCAGCAACTGTGTTCTCCAAGGGTCACAGTTCTCACACAACCACTTTGCTCGTCTATTACCTGAGAGGCCTGGGGATGagttcagaaagaaaaacaaacctcaggattctgcaaacacacacacactttttctttatctatgAATCACTGGACCTCGCCTCTGCGCTAGGCCTAGTGGTAGGCGATTAAAGAGAAGCTGAGGTCAGTCCTGGCTGACTCATCAGGGCTCGAACCACCGCCACTAGATCAAGCCACAACCTCAACTGAACTATACAAAGTTAAGTTTTGAACCGACGGTGGAACGGTACTTGGTGTAGAGTATTTACTAAGGAATCTAAGCTAGGTTGCTCTAAATTAAACACTTGTCTAAGCAAACCACGGCCTGCGCAGAGGAGAAAGGGCAGGAAGACAAAGTCACGCCTGAGCTCTGACTTGAATCATAAGCAGCGGCGCTCCCAGACCAGCTGCACTCTCCGAGGATGTTCGCGTTTCCGGAGCAACCGCCAGGTCCCTCCCCCCTCAGCTCCGCCCCCAGCAGTCTTTCCCGCCAAAGGCCGTTAAGCCGCAGAGCATTGTGGGACAAGGCTCAAGGCTAGGTTTCAACCAATGCTTTCAAGGCGCGGACTTGTTCTAAGAGACTCATTCCTGGAAAATCGACTATCTCTTAAGACTCGTCAGGGATTAGTAACCCCTTTAACGAGGaatctgtgtttaatttttaccAAACGGCTGGTCATTTCACTTGCAAACCACTCCGTAAATCGGGAACGCGAGgaactttttttctcccttctcgcGGAGGGTCACGTCGCGCATGCGTGAGCGTACCTTTCGCAGCACCCGTTACGCTCTTGCGCGTGCGTACTGAGATCGAATAGCCGCTTCCTCCcgcttctcttcctccctccccccatatcCGTGCGCCGAGCTGATAAAGGCGCCATTTTGGAGGGGCCGCGGGAGACGTGGTGTCGCTGCGGGCTCGCTCTGCCGTGCGCTAGGCTTGGTGGGAAGGCCTGTTCTCGAGTCCGCGCTTTTCGTCGCCGCCATGTCGGGAGGTGGTGTGATTCGTGGCCCGGCAGGGAACAACGATTGCCGCATCTACGTGGGTAACTTACCTCCAGACATCCGAACCAAGGACATTGAGGACGTGTTCTACAAATACGGTGCTATCCGCGACATCGATCTCAAGAATCGCCGCGGAGGACCGCCCTTCGCCTTCGTTGAGTTCGAGGACCCTCGGTGAGGGGCCCGGGGCTTGCCGCCTTGAGGCAATAAGTTGTAGTAGTTGGGGAAGGCCTTGATACAGAGAATGGGGAGGTGGGCTCTTAGGTTGGGGGTAAGACGCTATCGCCCATGCAGGAACCGAGTAAGGAGCCGAGTCGCTGTGGCTTCTCTGGTGGTTGGGCCCACGGACGTCCCCAGAGTGGACTCTCTCCGAGCGGGAAACTGAGGCGCCGAGGGCTGGTGTAGTGGTCGGGAGCCTGGCGTGcttctgggtgggggaggggccgttCCTATTATGCGGCGCATGTGGGCTCTTCCACGCTGGTTGCGCATGTGCGGGGGCCGTTAGTTCCTGACTGAGTTAGCTGCCCCTCCCCGGCCTTATTCTTACACTTTTTGCTTTCTGTGATCACGCAGAGACGCGGAAGACGCGGTATATGGTCGCGACGGCTATGATTACGATGGATACCGTCTGCGGGTGGAGTTTCCTCGAAGCGGCCGTGGTACAGGCCGAGGCGGCGGCGGGGGTGGAGGTGGCGGGGCTCCCCGAGGCCGCTATGGCCCCCCATCCAGACGTTCTGAAAACAGAGTGGTTGTCTCCGGTGAGTTTACTGTTCGTGAGGGTTGTTGAGAAGGGACAGGAACCACTTTTAAGTTTTTCCTTGAGTGACCAGTTGTGACAAATGCAAGTTTTTGCGGTAGGtcttaaattacttaaatttctTGGGTGAGTCTAGTAAACAAGGATTAATGTAGTGGAGGTATACCAATACACTACTTACTTACCGTTAAGTTGGATACCTAGAACATGAAGATCTTTGCAGATAATTTTGGACTTTGGATTCCAGAATTTTAATGAACGGCTCTTTACCTAGGGTCTTGAATCTaatcatttatttcaaagtaGTTTTTGTTCTAGTgtaaattttaagtttaatgtGAAATTTAGGGTGATTGGtattgaaaaaatacttttttaggACTGCCTCCAAGTGGAAGCTGGCAGGATTTAAAGGATCACATGCGTGAAGCAGGTGATGTATGTTATGCTGATGTTTACCGAGATGGCACTGGTGTCGTGGAGTTTGTACGGAAAGAAGATATGACCTATGCAGTTCGAAAACTGGATAACACTAAGTTTAGATCTCATGAGGTAGGTTTTACACTTACTCTTTTCTTTGGCCAGAATTGGATACAGTGGTCTTAACAGTGGAATTTGAAGGTAAGATTCAGGCAAGGGTGTCCAAGTAAAGTACCAGATTCCTGGTTTTAGTTACGTTGTATTCGTTCAGCATGCCTGAAGACAGGTGAAAGCTTAGATCTTTCAATCGAAAGTTCTGTCTATTCAATAGGGAGAAACTGCCTACATCCGGGTTAAAGTTGATGGGCCCAGAAGTCCAAGTTATGGAAGATCACGATCTCGAAGCCGTAGTCGTAGCAGAAGCCGTAGCAGAAGCAACAGCAGGAGTCGCAGTTACTCCCCAAGGAGAAGCAGAGGATCACCACGCTATTCTCCCCGTCATAGCAGATCTCGCTCTCGTACATAAGATGATTGGTGACACTTTTTGTAGAACCCATGTTGTATACAGTTTTCCTTTACTCAGtacaatcttttcattttttaattcaaactGTTTTGTTCAGAATGGGCTAAAGTGTTGAATTGCATTCTTGTGTAATATCCCCTTGCTCCTAACATCTACATTCCCCTCATGTctgataaattgtattttaagtgATGTCATAGACAGGATTGTTTAAATTTAGTTAACTCTCCATGCTCTTCAGACTGTGATATTGTGTAAATGTCTATTCTGCTCTGGTTTGTGTGAACTGGGATGTTGGGGGTGTTTGTGGTTATCTTACCTGGGGAAGTTCTTATGTTTATCttgcttttcatgtgtctttctGTAGACATATCTGAAGAGATGGATTAAGAATGCTTTGGATTAAGGATTGTGGAGCACATTTCAATCATTTTAGGATTGTCAAAAGGAGGATTGAGGAGGATCAGATCAATAATGGAGGCAATGGTATGACTCCAAGTGCTATTGTCACAGATGAAATTGGCAGTATTGACCTTATACTAAAAGGCAAGGGTTAaaagtgattatatatatatatatacatctaccTTAAAACACTTGCAAACATCTTATGCAGTTATCTTTAGCTGCAATTGCTTTGCTCTTTAAACCTTGGCAATTGTGGCAAAATTACATTGCCCATTTTGTAACAATTTATTTTGctcccttccccccttttttgttttaatagggACTAATGTGGGAAGAACTGGCTAATTTGTCACAGTGCTTAGTTACAACTGTTAATGTGTGACCTGCTGTTGGTGTACATGTGGGTACAGGGTGTCTTTAATTCCAACCAGATAGAGTATAATATCAATACTGCTAAATCTGCATGTCCTCTGTGTGACTGATATAGCgttgctatttcatttttttaagacaaaatgaaagcaaaatagaaTTCCAGTGTATTGGTGTAGATAATCTAGTTGGGAATACTTTTAAGTCTCACCTTCCCCTTTAAACTAATACTCATAATTGACTCATGTTTAAAACactttaatttacaaattaaattgcAGATGGGAGCACTAGGTTTAGTTTAGACTTAGGGTGGGTAGCAATACCAGTAAACTTCTCAACTACATAACTTTTTGCAACCACAAAACCTGTAATACGCTGtacagtaacaagtgttggcattATCAGTTgaactgtaaatataaaatgcttcttCCAATTAGTCTCTATGATGATTAAGTTTCTAAAATTTATCTGAACACCATTCAGAAACTTGTTTTGGGGAATTTGATAGTTATTGATGTACATCTGTTAAACTGATGACAGACATAACTCATCATTCCCCAGAAACCTTTTTTGATTACAGTATCTAACATTTTGCCTcctcttttttggttttgctggTTATAAAGGTTTGGATTGGAGAGGGCTCACTGGATCCCAATCCTTGGAGCTGGATCATTGGATTCAAATCATAATGTGGATAGGATAGGGAGGATGA encodes:
- the SRSF1 gene encoding serine/arginine-rich splicing factor 1 — protein: MSGGGVIRGPAGNNDCRIYVGNLPPDIRTKDIEDVFYKYGAIRDIDLKNRRGGPPFAFVEFEDPRDAEDAVYGRDGYDYDGYRLRVEFPRSGRGTGRGGGGGGGGGAPRGRYGPPSRRSENRVVVSGLPPSGSWQDLKDHMREAGDVCYADVYRDGTGVVEFVRKEDMTYAVRKLDNTKFRSHEGETAYIRVKVDGPRSPSYGRSRSRSRSRSRSRSRSNSRSRSYSPRRSRGSPRYSPRHSRSRSHISEEMD